The nucleotide sequence GTGACCAACCTCACCAACGGCCGGAAGGTCGATGTGACAATCAATGACCGTGGCCCCTATATAGGAGGCCGAGTGATCGATCTCTCGCGCGCCGCCGCCACCAGATTGGCCATGAATACCAGCGGTGTAGCCCGCGTCAGGATCGAGCCGATGGGGCGTTGATTCTCCTTCCAAAAATCCCGTTGCGCCGGACTCGGGCAACGGGATTTTTTTCGCCTACCAAACCACACGCCGCCTCCGGCTTGGCATTCCGCGCCTGCTCCAGGCCCACCCACAAAACCCAATGGGCCCACGTCTTTCCGGCTGCGTCCGACGCTTGCCGCACGGGTAGCCGCCCGCTGGAATCCCAAAGGATGCCTCAGCCCACTGGGTAACGTCGCCGCTGTCCAGGCTTTAAATCCCGGCCATATTGATGTATTTGATGACCAGATAATCTTCGATGCCGTAGTGCGAACCCTCGCGGCCGATCCCCGATTGCTTGACGCCACCGAAGGGCGCGACCTCGTTGGAAATCAAGCCGGTGTTGACGCCGACCATGCCGTATTCGAGCCGCTCGGCCACCCGCCAGACCCGGCCCACATCGCGGGCGTAGAAATAACTGGCCAAACCGAATTCGGTGTCGTTAGCCATGGCCACTACCTCATCCTCGGTCTCGAAGCGAAACAGTGGCGCCAGCGGGCCGAAGGTCTCCTCGCGCGCCACCCGCATGTCGCGGGTCACGTCGGCCAGCACGGTCGGCTCGAAGAACGAACCACCCAAGGCGTGCCGCCTGCCCCCGGTCAATACGCGCGCGCCCCTGGCGGTGGCATCACTGATGTGCTCTTCCACTTTTCGCACCGCCTTGTCGTCGATCAGCGGGCCGATGCGCACGCCCTCGGCGCTGCCGTCGCCGACGTTGAGCGTCTTGACCGCCGCGACTAGTTTCTCGGCAAATGCGTCGTAGACCTTCGCCTGCGCGTACAGCCGGTTGGCGCAGACGCAGGTCTGGCCGGCATTGCGGTATTTTGAGATCAAAGCGCCCTCGACCGCCGCGTCCAAATCGGCGTCGTCGAACACGATGAACGGCGCGTTGCCGCCGAGTTCCATCGACACTTTCTTGACGGTGGAGGCGGTCTGCGCCATCAGCACCCGGCCGATTTCGGTGGAGCCGGTGAAAGTCAGCTTGCGCACGCTGGGGTGGGTGCA is from Candidatus Competibacteraceae bacterium and encodes:
- the gabD gene encoding NADP-dependent succinate-semialdehyde dehydrogenase, translated to MLDLTDSSLLRQHCFIDGQWRDGAAKIEVTNPANGELLATVPKFGAAETREAIEAAARAWPAWRAKTAKERAALLRQWFELIMANQEDLARLMTAEQGKPLAESRGEIAYAGSFIEWFAEEGKRLYGDTIPAPVASQRIVVIKEPIGVCAAITPWNFPAAMIARKAGPALAAGCTMVVKPASQTPLSALALAALAERAGIPPGVLSVVTGSAGEIGAELCTHPSVRKLTFTGSTEIGRVLMAQTASTVKKVSMELGGNAPFIVFDDADLDAAVEGALISKYRNAGQTCVCANRLYAQAKVYDAFAEKLVAAVKTLNVGDGSAEGVRIGPLIDDKAVRKVEEHISDATARGARVLTGGRRHALGGSFFEPTVLADVTRDMRVAREETFGPLAPLFRFETEDEVVAMANDTEFGLASYFYARDVGRVWRVAERLEYGMVGVNTGLISNEVAPFGGVKQSGIGREGSHYGIEDYLVIKYINMAGI